Sequence from the Qipengyuania gaetbuli genome:
ATTACCGTGAGCCTGGCTCCTGATAGGAGTCCGGCAGATGACCTCGCTGTGGCCCTCTCCAAGTTAGCCGCGGACGAGAGCTTTAGGCGACGACTGGGGCGGAATGCACGTGAGCTTGCGGTGTCAAAATACACCTATGACAAAGTGTCTGAACGCCTTTCTGCCGCCTATGAAAGTGTTCTGAAGGAAGCGTGACATGAGCGCCGATAGCCTCAAAGTGACCGTTATCATCTGCGCTTATAATGCAGCGTCAACAATTAGAGCAGCCATCGAAAGCTTGCAGATCCAAACGGCCAGGGCTTCAGAGATTTTGGTTATTGATGATGCGTCAAGCGACGACACGATAGAAGTCGTCGAGTCGATTATGAAGAGCGATCCAACGGTTCGCTTACTGAGAAACGATGAGAACAGAGGGACCGCATTCTCCCGCCAGCGGGGCTTGAATGAGGCAGGGTCAGACTTCGTCATGTTCCTCGATGCCGACGACATGGCTGAAGAATGTTTGGTTGAGAGATTGCAAACCACCCTGCGTGATGATCCCAATATTATCGGGGTAGGCAGTTACGCGACTTACGTCTCTGCAAGCAACAGAGACCTCGGCATTCAGAAGGTCGGTCCAGAGTCCCGCTGTGAATTTGAGCGAATGTACAACGATCGGAAACTGCTCTTCATGGCTCCCACAACGCTTTTCCGAAAGTCTGATGCATTGCGTGTTGGCGGCTACCGGCAAGACATATTGCCCAATGAAGAGGGTATTAGATACCAAGACTTCGCCGAGGACCTAGACCTGTGGTGTCGGATGTCGGATCTAGGCGCATCGGGTAGATATTTCCTGACGCTTCCTGAGCCATTGTTTCGCTATCGGAAGCCCGAGCAATCGCTATCAACGAAAAACTTAAAACTCATGCAGCTCAAGATGAGATGGATTAAGGATTGTCTCCGCCGCCGCCGATACGGTCAAAGTGAAGAGAGTTTAGCGAGCTTTATCGCTTCGCGGACCGTATGGGATCGCTTGAATGACTGGCGCTCTGATAGCGCCGCTGCGTGGTACAAGAAAGCTGGTTTCGCTTGGATGAGGCGAGACTGGCTGCGACTTGCTATTTTCCTTGGGTTGAGCGGAGCGTTCTCCCCAAAGTTGATCCGCCAGAAGCTAAAGACCCAAACTGCCTCACGATGATGAACTTAGTTGAAGTAGCTGAATCAAGTCCAAGAGTTTTGGAGACTCGCGTACTGGAAGAACTCTTCCAAGGGCTTTCTGCGAGGAGTATAAGTTTCGCCGTTTTACGTAATTATGAAAGACTCCCTGAAAGCCTTGGCGCTCGCGATCTTGACCTAATTGTTGAACCGGCACATCTGCCGGCTGCAGTTGGCGTAGTACGAACCATTGCAGAATCTAACGAATTGCAATTCGCCAACTACTTTCGAGACGAGCGACTCACGCAGTTTACACTATTTAAGAGACTTTCTCCTTCCGCGATTTTCGAAATCAAGATTGATTTCTTCACATCGAGCCAGGTTTACGGAATCGAGGCGCTCTCAGCCTCACAGATGCTCGAAGACGCTTGCGATCACCGCGGCATCCCAGTCGTTTCAGACGCGGTAAAGTTGCTCGACAAATGGCTGTTCCATCTGATGGTGGGTAAGCCGTTGCATGCTAAGTACGATAAGGCCTTCGCTGCCATCGCGTCAGACGAGAACGCCAAGGCAATCATTTCGTCCAAGTTGTGCTTGCTCTTTGACCAAGGATTGGCTGCGATGCAGATCGCCAGACTTGCAGCAGGACAAGGTTCAAAATTGTTACCCTTGTCGCGCCGTGTGAGATTCATGGCCATAGCGCGGCTGTGGCGGGCACAAGGCTTTTCCGCATTCGTGCGCACTCTGGGCTTCCTGTTCTTCCGGTTGCGGGATCGATTGCGCCCAGCGGGAAGTTTCCTCTCGGTAAGCGGCCCTGATGGATGTGGCAAAACGACTGTAATTGACAAAATCAAGGTGCAACTGGAGTGCGTCTTTGGCGAGCAATCAGTCGCATATCGGCATTTTCGCCCCTCGATCCTGCCGAGGATCGCATCAATCGCAAAGTCCGCAAAAGCGATCGATAGAATTGACGAAAACTACGGAGAGCCACATCGGGCGATGCCGTCCGGGTTTGTGGGCTCTCTGGCGCGCTCAGCTTATTACTGGATCGATTATCAGATTGGATATTTTCGCGAAACGCATGAGAAGTTGACTAGGCGCGAAGTCATGCTCTTTGACCGCTACATCTTTGACATGGTTGCGGATCCTGGGCGCAGCCGGATATCGCTGCCGAACTGGATCTTGCGCGTCATCGCGTACCTAACCATCAGGCCGAAGTACGCCTTTTTTATCAGGGTCCCGGCGGCTGTAGTCCGTGAGAGAAAGCAAGAGTTAAGCCTCGACGCGATCGAGATATTGAATGGACGATACCAAGATCTAGCTGACCGAAAGTTGCTTATTGCTGTCGATAATGTCTCCGATGCAGAAACCTCAGCAGCTACAATCGTCGATATGATTGTGGCGGATCGAGACCGCTTGGCACGTCGCAAAATCGAAAATTTTTGACGTGATTGTATTCTGTCACCTCTTGAACGATAGCTCGGGTAGTCCGACAATCTTGAGTGAAGCTATCAGAGCCTTGAAGGCTCGCGGTCTTCTTCTTGTTGGCAGTCAAGGCCGTGGGGTCTTGGAAGGGGTGAGTATACCTGTTCGGCGTTACTGGTATCGGCGCAGTAATTTCCGGATATTGACATTGTTCAGCTTCATGGTCAGCCAAGTCCAACTCTACCGTGAGCTCTCGCGCTCTTCGTTTCCGCCCCATGCGGTTGTCTACGTCAATACTCTACTGCCATTTGGCGCAGCGCTTTGGGGTCGTCGTTCTGGCAGAATGGTAATCTACCACATTCACGAGGTTTCACTTTCACCCAAAATCCTTCAGTCTTTTTTGGTCTGGGTGGCGCGGAAAACTGCAGATCTCGTGCTGTACGTTTCCGAAGACAACAGAGCGAGACTTCCGATCGAAGGAATTGCCGCAGCGGTTGTTCCCAACCCCGTTCCAGACAGGATCGCGTCGGCGGGACAATTTCATCTCTATGATCCAATGCATTCTGGAAAATTCGAAATCCTTATGCTCGCTTCGCCACGGGACTTCAAAGGGATACCCGAATTTCTCGAGCTTGCTCGGCGCCTCTCAGACCGGTCGGAAATTCACCTCCGACTAGTTTTGAATGCGGAGCCCCATGAGGTGAAACGATATCTACCGGTTTCGGAAATTCCAGGTAATTTAGACATCTTTCCGCGCTCGGAGAGGCCGGAAGAGTTCTATCAACAAGCCGATCTGGTGCTGAATCTTTCAAGAGTAGACCAGTGGATTGAGACATTTGGTTTGACGTTGGTGGAGGCGATGTCCTTTGGGGTTCCCGTTATCGCTCCCCCGGTCGGCGGGCCGTCAGAAATTATCACTGATGGCGAGGAGGGCTTGCTCATTGACTCCCGGGACGTTGATTTACTGGAACGAAAAGTGAGGTTTCTGGCAGACAATCCTGGTTTATTGATGCAAATGTCAGCGAAGGCGAGAAGACGCGCCAGCAATTTCAGTTTCGAGAGCTTCGCAGTCCGTTTGCGTGAAGCACTGGCCTCGGTAGAGGCTGCCAAGGCCTGAAGCGGAATATTAATGAAAATCGCAATCACAGGTACAGTCGGGGTGCCGGCACGTTACGGCGGCTTCGAGACTCTGGTCGAGAAACTTGTTTGCCATGCGCAAGCGAGCGATCAACCGATTGATCAGCTGACAGTGTATTGCTCTAAGCAGGCGTACGAGGAACGCCCTTCTCATTATTGCGGTGCGAGGCTGCGTTACTCTCGTCTCAATGCAAACGGAATTCAGAGCATCATCTATGATTGTGTGGCAGCGCTCGATGCAATCTGGAGGCGGCATGACCGGCTTCTTGTCCTTGGGGTGTCGGGGGCGATCATTTTCCCACTGTTAAGGCTGATCTCTCGTGCAAGGATTGTTACGAATGTCGACGGGATTGAATGGCGACGCCCGAAGTGGACGGGCCTAGGGCGCTATTTCCTCAAATGGTCGGAATGGCTGGCTGTTCGTTTTGCACACGAAGTCATCGCCGACAATCAGGGTATCGCTGACTACCTAAAGGAAACATACAAGATTGAGGCCCGCGTTATCGCCTACGGCGGCGACCATGCAGTTCAATCGATTGCCGAAGAACCTATCGACATTGGCCTAATCCCCGACGACTACGCTCTAGCCTTGTGCAGGATCGAGCCCGAAAACAACGTGGCGATGATCCTTGAGGCATTCGAAAACTCATCGCTCCCGCTCGTTTTCGTGGGGAATTGGAACAACAGCGAATTCGGCCGAAAGCTCAGGTCTCAATATGCCCACTCACCGAACATCCTAATGCTTGATCCGATCTACGAGCCGACAGCACTTCAACGAATCCGGGGCAATGCATCGGCCTATATCCACGGTCACTCGGCAGGGGGCACAAATCCGGCCTTGGTCGAGATGA
This genomic interval carries:
- a CDS encoding glycosyltransferase family 2 protein, with translation MSADSLKVTVIICAYNAASTIRAAIESLQIQTARASEILVIDDASSDDTIEVVESIMKSDPTVRLLRNDENRGTAFSRQRGLNEAGSDFVMFLDADDMAEECLVERLQTTLRDDPNIIGVGSYATYVSASNRDLGIQKVGPESRCEFERMYNDRKLLFMAPTTLFRKSDALRVGGYRQDILPNEEGIRYQDFAEDLDLWCRMSDLGASGRYFLTLPEPLFRYRKPEQSLSTKNLKLMQLKMRWIKDCLRRRRYGQSEESLASFIASRTVWDRLNDWRSDSAAAWYKKAGFAWMRRDWLRLAIFLGLSGAFSPKLIRQKLKTQTASR
- a CDS encoding glycosyltransferase family 4 protein; the encoded protein is MVSQVQLYRELSRSSFPPHAVVYVNTLLPFGAALWGRRSGRMVIYHIHEVSLSPKILQSFLVWVARKTADLVLYVSEDNRARLPIEGIAAAVVPNPVPDRIASAGQFHLYDPMHSGKFEILMLASPRDFKGIPEFLELARRLSDRSEIHLRLVLNAEPHEVKRYLPVSEIPGNLDIFPRSERPEEFYQQADLVLNLSRVDQWIETFGLTLVEAMSFGVPVIAPPVGGPSEIITDGEEGLLIDSRDVDLLERKVRFLADNPGLLMQMSAKARRRASNFSFESFAVRLREALASVEAAKA
- a CDS encoding DUF1972 domain-containing protein, encoding MKIAITGTVGVPARYGGFETLVEKLVCHAQASDQPIDQLTVYCSKQAYEERPSHYCGARLRYSRLNANGIQSIIYDCVAALDAIWRRHDRLLVLGVSGAIIFPLLRLISRARIVTNVDGIEWRRPKWTGLGRYFLKWSEWLAVRFAHEVIADNQGIADYLKETYKIEARVIAYGGDHAVQSIAEEPIDIGLIPDDYALALCRIEPENNVAMILEAFENSSLPLVFVGNWNNSEFGRKLRSQYAHSPNILMLDPIYEPTALQRIRGNASAYIHGHSAGGTNPALVEMMHVGHPILAFDCSFNRYTTEDCAAYFASAPQLADLVAGISDIKNGSLMNEIANRRYRWDVIGAEYFSLLREA